The Porites lutea chromosome 11, jaPorLute2.1, whole genome shotgun sequence genome includes a region encoding these proteins:
- the LOC140951512 gene encoding uncharacterized protein, with protein MSYEPPILSRKLGYGDAKAPESVTKSHSRLSQGEKPVNGLSRSLHQQSGQVQRQDFKLLIDPALKKGHVKIYRYNGVFEGQPPVVPKDPRSRRTRIWSLNKADLPVPNFKVDKWYVGIPPQRELHFSGLNDNVDKKFLEEMCERYGRIDAIKIYYDPQTKKHTGKGRVTYATTAAAKLAVSKLDHTSVMGNIIKAYIETNAKAHEVHGKTRGLESSTTRRNSGHEMPPSVLPSSQLPTPSPSIMSQSSSTDSSVLSPSLLLMKSPASSVCLPADIWGTSLSGPWDKSAVSNVNKLSQSVPAYMSPQSVSSGQSTFEPVSPPHSFLKNNEPPPPPPPTSKPPLPPANKEPPPPPPKDIPAPPSSCFKYEDISPDPVFSPGEEDKSGLAKKGKEELNTRITKNIDSRSRSSVHSSSPPRKARSPRIDRSESYSKWAGKKQVEREEKYRDKYRESDRGCERDRSFKDNQRLERHGDYRHKRDGYFDRRDDYRQSDYDRNRSGRWEKDDTKYRRDRYSTSPRRSDEYRRSDVKDLRNRDPRLRDKDSESSRGRELHGDNERDKEERGEDGYTRDPRLKGRNLDLSETHKHGNKIKEKEVKRGSLETKDGVNKSQRDLENISDNSDSFVEKDFSKLQDPRLREKDDEPKGIYYSHQTSTLKSKSTIEQQEENHEAKDKDQECVLESVETESTSKPVSAEEIISSVVAGTPLNETTGGSGYSEDAYILGVETCSDEEEPLPPGDERDVAHEVQLDIARNKIKAAQNAVKKRKLSETAFQDEKKNGGSKSKKIQIVLKSVQLNSVENEQTASSNVDDSTKDAESTGGWSSVSPDVAADVSVSSEAEDSSSRLNLPLTEDISPCNSPTIETTTHTECETSATSQDPAPIELYSDIEANEDENCVGDVNNDDNDDAMSLSSISSNEDTLEVTELDSKPSESSKGISVPPPNVVFPPYPPPIFNPNIPPPPFFNPRVPPPPITVPPPPLPTHPVVPPPTICPTLSARPIIPPSVPPPGGPPIPIPPPSIPPSFSGASGFYNPRAVPQFSSSGYANSGSYGYQKQEQKKHWSSVIIDEVYRNICGELETVVKRDIFKKLVQASAFKALESWWDNQSKPKTTPMSTTSSSRSVSMGTHPTSTVGLPSNSGTDPSAIGPSPFDRSHSMLLGLRASLPKLPSFKVKRPPQPPKTEQQSFSSRKRSNTESSDLERDPKKQMVEGTDLGIETDLESSSSSNKAPRAFSRMEGERSHSPWQQLDESMDAAPRATIVRSTEGEERRPSTGSSLYHKVYSSSSSESGSDGSDSEEEEGESEEGSEEESESSESEEESASESEEEDVPSESKEDAELANTEMEIKEDIERNQEITPMVMESEQDSLPKSFTPVSVQDLPSSKWNESVFSSNKELERTVETKTVSQTTNCKVEQVAHMEPFHSFHIANIVPDLFKNHDDSSDRAELTEDESDSTQNETEIVHKSDETRTGMDLQGLNQYGGHGESNHSSSVIKVEEPLEKKDIKSPLRPPEFGSQDKENIQPSSLKFMPEEKSVEKMDQDDDVFEDRRPLLSPNKPLAVSLVELDHSYGLTIPEPMLAQEEETKSFDEPLHPGNRDLTESPLPGQRELAEYPVVDIVTVDSVQPRRPVPDLSLPKPQFPVRSFEADDELAYEFLRLGIDAEDCHYMKVGFEQLQQVGSQSVLDAHWSSHPVTAQPAPKSRRKQKTEQGVRVHLTGCARSEGFYKIDIKEKAKYLQAQRRQLQCQANITEKEQKTDGNKAKQQSREHRAIQRRLQSAVCNEEFGDLLKFNQLRVRKKQLRFAKSGIHDWGLFAQESIAADEMVTEYVGEIIRQPIADIRERRYEEMGIGSSYLFRVDQDTIIDATTKGNLARFINHCCDPNCYAKIVTLENEKKIVIYSKRDIQVNEEITYDYKFPIEDEKIPCLCGAPQCRGTLN; from the exons ATGTCCTATGAACCGCCAATTCTTTCAAGAAAACTCGGCTACGGCGATGCAAAGGCTCCCGAAAGTGTAACTAAATCACATTCACGTCTAAGTCAAGGAGAGAAGCCAG TGAATGGTTTATCGAGATCATTGCATCAACAAAGTGGCCAAGTTCAGCGACAAGATTTCAAACTTCTCATAGATCCCGCCTTGAAGAAAGGACATGTTAAAATCTACAGATACAACGGTGTTTTTGAAGGG CAACCACCGGTTGTCCCAAAGGACCCGCGTTCCAGGCGAACGAGGATATGGAGTCTTAACAAAGCAGACTTACCAGTTCCTAACTTTAAG GTCGACAAGTGGTATGTAGGAATTCCTCCACAACGCGAACTTCATTTCTCGGGATTGAACGACAATGTGGACAAGAAATTTCTTGAAGAAATGTGCGAACGTTATGGGCGAATCGATGCCATCAAAATTTACTACGACCCCCAAACAAAAAAGCATACTGGAAAGGGACGAGTGACTTATGCTACCACTGCGGCTGCTAAATTGGCAGTTTCAAAACTCGATCACACTTCTGTCATGGGAAACATAATAAAAGCATACATCGAAACCAACGCCAAAG CACATGAAGTTCATGGCAAAACTCGTGGTTTAGAGTCTTCCACAACAAGGCGGAACTCAGGCCATGAGATGCCCCCCTCTGTCTTGCCATCAAGCCAGTTACCCACACCATCCCCTTCAATCATGTCACAGTCATCGTCAACAGATAGCTCAGTGTTATCGCCTTCACTGTTGCTAATGAAAAGTCCTGCCTCATCAGTTTGCCTACCAGCTGACATATGGGGAACATCATTGAGTGGCCCATGGGATAAGTCTGCTGTTAGTAACGTCAACAAGCTGTCTCAGAGTGTTCCTGCCTACATGTCCCCTCAAAGTGTGTCATCTGGACAATCAACATTTGAGCCTGTTTCGCCTCCACATAGCTTCCTGAAGAACAATGAacctccaccaccacccccaccGACGTCCAAACCACCATTACCACCAGCCAACAAGGAGCCCCCACCTCCACCCCCTAAAGATATTCCTGCTCCACCATCATCTTGTTTCAAGTATGAAGACATCTCTCCTGACCCTGTCTTCTCTCCTGGAGAGGAAGACAAGTCAGGGTTAGCTAAGAAAGGAAAGGAGGAATTGAACACAAGAATCACTAAGAATATTGACTCTCGCAGCAGGAGTTCTGTGCACAGTTCCTCCCCTCCTAGAAAAGCCCGCTCCCCCCGCATTGACAGAAGTGAAAGTTATTCAAAATGGGCAGGAAAGAAACAAGTTGAGCGGGAAGAGAAGTATCGTGATAAATACAGGGAGTCTGATCGCGGTTGTGAGAGAGATCGCAGTTTTAAGGACAATCAAAGGCTTGAAAGACATGGTGACTACAGACATAAAAGAGATGGGTACTTTGATAGAAGGGATGATTACAGACAGTCCGATTATGACAGGAACAGATCTGGTCGCTGGGAAAAAGATGACACTAAATACAGGAGAGATAGGTACAGTACCAGTCCCAGAAGGTCAGATGAGTACAGAAGGTCTGATGTTAAAGATCTGCGAAATAGAGATCCAAGGCTACGAGATAAAGATAGTGAAAGCAGTAGAGGAAGAGAGTTGCATGGTGATAATGAAAGAGATAAAGAAGAACGCGGTGAAGATGGGTACACAAGGGATCCACGCTTAAAAGGACGGAATCTAGATCTCTCAGAAACTCACAAACATGGCAACAAAATAAAGGAGAAGGAAGTTAAAAGAGGGAGTTTAGAAACAAAAGATGGTGTTAACAAATCTCAAAGAGATCTGGAAAATATAAGTGACAATTCAGATAGTTTCGTGGAAAAAGATTTCTCAAAACTGCAGGATCCCCGGTTGCGTGAAAAAGATGATGAGCCAAAGGGCATTTATTACAGTCATCAGACTTCAACTCTTAAAAGTAAGAGCACAATTGAGCAGCAAGAAGAAAATCATGAAGCAAAGGATAAAGATCAAGAGTGTGTATTAGAGTCAGTAGAAACAGAGTCTACATCAAAACCTGTTAGCGCAGAAGAGATAATTTCTTCTGTTGTCGCTGGTACTCCATTGAATGAAACAACAGGGGGAAGTGGATATTCAGAGGATGCTTACATTCTTGGGGTGGAGACTTGTTCGGATGAAGAGGAGCCTTTGCCTCCAGGTGATGAACGGGATGTTGCTCATGAGGTGCAGCTGGAtattgcaagaaataaaatcaaaGCTGCACAGAATGCAGTGAAAAAACGCAAGCTTTCAGAGACTGCATTTCAGGATGAAAAGAAGAACGGTGGATCTAAATCTAAGAAGATCCAAATTGTTCTAAAAAGCGTCCAGCTTAATTCAGTGGAAAATGAGCAGACTGCTTCATCAAATGTAGATGATTCCACAAAGGATGCAGAATCTACAGGTGGCTGGAGCTCTGTTTCACCTGATGTTGCCGCAGATGTGTCTGTTTCATCAGAAGCTGAGGACAGCTCATCAAGATTAAACCTTCCACTTACTGAGGATATTTCTCCCTGCAATTCACCAACTATTGAGACAACAACCCACACTGAATGTGAAACCTCAGCAACTTCTCAAGACCCAGCTCCCATTGAGCTGTATTCTGACATTGAAGCAAATGAAGATGAAAACTGTGTTGGTGATGTGaacaatgatgataatgatgatgccATGTCGTTATCGTCAATCAGCTCAAATGAAGACACTTTAGAAGTGACTGAACTTGACAGCAAACCTTCTGAAAGTTCAAAGGGAATCTCTGTACCACCTCCAAATGTTGTGTTCCCACCATATCCACCACCAATTTTCAATCCCAATATTCCACCCCCTCCATTCTTTAACCCACGGGTACCTCCTCCACCCATTACAGTCCCTCCTCCACCCCTCCCAACACACCCTGTAGTACCTCCGCCAACTATTTGTCCAACCTTATCTGCAAGGCCCATTATTCCCCCATCAGTACCTCCCCCAGGGGGCCCACCCATACCAATTCCCCCTCCTTCTATCCCTCCATCTTTCAGTGGTGCATCGGGATTTTACAACCCAAGGGCTGTACCTCAGTTCTCCAGTAGTGGTTATGCAAATAGTGGAAGCTATGGCTACCAGAAACAAGAACAGAAGAAGCATTGGTCATCTGTGATCATTGACGAGGTTTATAGGAACATTTGTGGTGAGCTGGAAACTGTTGTCAAGCGAGACATCTTTAAGAAACTTGTTCAGGCTTCGGCATTCAAAGCTTTGGAATCTTGGTGGGATAACCAATCCAAACCTAAG ACTACACCAATGTCGACTACAAGTTCTTCCAGGAGCGTTTCCATGGGTACACACCCAACGTCCACCGTTGGCCTGCCATCCAACTCTGGTACTGACCCATCTGCAATTGGACCCAGTCCTTTTGACAGATCTCACAGCATGCTACTTGGGTTACGTGCATCACTTCCAAAACTACCATCTTTCAAAGTGAAACGACCACCACAGCCTCCCAAAACTGAGCAGCAGAGTTTCTCTTCTCGAAAACGCAGCAACACAGAATCATCAGACTTGGAAAGGGATCCCAAGAAACAGATGGTAGAAGGAACTGACCTTGGAATTGAGACAGACTTGGAGAGCAGCTCTTCCTCAAACAAGGCTCCACGTGCTTTTAGCAGGATGGAAGGAGAGCGTAGTCACTCACCATGGCAGCAACTTGATGAAAGTATGGATGCAGCTCCTCGAGCTACAATAGTGCGGAGTACTGAAG GCGAAGAACGGCGGCCCAGTACAGGCTCATCCCTTTACCACAAGGTATATTCAAGCAGTAGCAGTGAATCAGGGAGCGATGGAAGTGATTCGGAAGAGGAGGAAGGAGAGAGCGAAGAAGGAAGCGAAGAAGAAAGTGAAAGCAGTGAATCTGAGGAGGAAAGCGCTTCTGAAAGTGAGGAGGAGGATGTACCCAGTGAGAGTAAAGAAGATGCTGAATTGGCAAACACTGAAATGGAAATTAAAGAGGATATTGAAAGAAATCAGGAGATCACCCCAATGGTCATGGAATCAGAACAAG ATTCTTTACCAAAGTCATTTACTCCAGTGTCAGTACAAGATTTGCCCAGTTCCAAATGGAATGAAAGTGTGTTTTCTAGTAATAAGGAACTTGAGAGGACAGTTGAAACCAAAACTGTGTCACAGACGACTAATTGTAAAGTGGAACAAGTTGCACATATGGAGCCATTTCATTCTTTCCATATTGCTAACATTGTTCCTGATTTGTTTAAAAACCATGATGATTCTTCTGATAGAGCTGAACTTACTGAAGACGAGAGTGATTCGACTCAAAATGAAACAGAAATAGTGCACAAAAGTGATGAAACTAGGACTGGAATGGATCTCCAAGGTCTTAATCAGTACGGTGGTCATGGTGAGAGCAATCACAGCTCCTCAGTGATAAAAGTGGAAGAACCTTTAGAGAAAAAAGACATTAAATCTCCTTTGCGTCCTCCTGAGTTTGGTTCCCAGGATAAAGAGAACATTCAACCTTCCTCTCTTAAGTTTATGCCAGAAGAAAAGTCAGTGGAGAAAATGGACCAAGATGATGACGTTTTTGAAGATCGAAGGCCCCTCTTGTCGCCTAACAAGCCTTTAGCAGTGTCACTTGTAGAACTGGATCATTCATATGGCCTGACTATTCCAGAACCCATGTTAGCACAGGAGGAAGAAACTAAATCTTTTGATGAGCCACTCCACCCTGGTAACAGAGACTTGACTGAGTCACCCCTCCCTGGGCAAAGAGAGTTGGCTGAATATCCTGTAGTTGATATAGTGACTGTTGACTCTGTACAGCCCAGGCGCCCTGTTCCTGACCTCAGTCTTCCTAAGCCCCAGTTTCCTGTACGGTCATTTGAGGCTGATGATGAACTGGCCTATGAGTTTCTTAGGTTGGGTATTGATGCCGAGGATTGTCATTACATGAAAGTTGGCTTTGAGCAGCTTCAGCAAGTTGGGTCTCAGTCAGTTTTGGATGCCCACTGGAGCAGTCATCCTG TAACGGCCCAACCTGCGCCAAAGTCACGacgtaaacaaaaaacagaGCAGGGTGTGCGTGTACATCTAACAGGATGTGCCCGTTCTGaaggattttacaaaattgaCATCAAGGAAAAAGCCAAGTACCTGCAAGCTCAGCGGCGACAGCTTCAGTGCCAGGCCAACATTACTGAGAAAGAACAG AAAACGGATGGTAACAAGGCCAAGCAGCAATCTCGAGAGCACAGAGCAATTCAAAGAAGACTTCAGTCAGCTGTGTGTAACGAGGAATTTGGCGACTTACTCAAATTCAATCAGCTAAGG GTGCGTAAGAAACAGCTTCGATTTGCCAAGTCAGGTATTCACGACTGGGGATTGTTTGCACAGGAATCAATAGCAGCGGATGAAATGGTGACCGAGTATGTTGGAGAGATCATCAGACAGCCTATAGCGGATATTCGTGAACGGCGTTATGAGGAAATGGGCATTGGTTCCAGTTACTTGTTTCGAGTGGATCAGGACACGATTATCGATGCAACTACAAAAGGAAACCTGGCGCGGTTTATAAATCACTGCTGTGAT CCCAACTGCTATGCCAAGATCGTCACgttagaaaatgaaaagaaaatagtcATCTACTCCAAGAGGGACATTCAAGTGAACGAAGAAATTACCTACGATTATAAATTCCCCATCGAGGACGAGAAAATACCCTGTTTATGTGGTGCGCCACAGTGTAGAGGCACTTTGAACTAA